In Candidatus Pelagibacter ubique HIMB140, a single window of DNA contains:
- a CDS encoding biotin transporter BioY — MELTKNLTQTKIIKSLLAVILGSIALTISAKIKIPFYPVPMTMQTFVVLFLGVSLGYKIGLASVGLYLLEGIVGLPVFSNSPEKGVGIVYFTGPTMGYLIGFLTACYLASKINTKDSLINILTKLVIATSTIYILGLIWLGTLIGWDKPIFSLGAKPFLLAELFKIIILALVTKQIIKIRNII; from the coding sequence ATGGAACTTACAAAAAACTTAACACAAACAAAAATCATAAAATCTTTATTAGCAGTAATTCTAGGTTCAATTGCTTTAACTATTTCTGCAAAAATTAAGATTCCATTTTATCCAGTTCCAATGACAATGCAGACATTTGTTGTGTTATTCTTAGGTGTAAGCTTAGGTTATAAAATTGGTTTAGCTTCTGTAGGCTTGTATTTGTTAGAGGGTATTGTAGGATTACCAGTATTTTCAAACTCCCCAGAAAAAGGAGTTGGTATAGTCTATTTTACTGGTCCAACGATGGGATATTTAATTGGTTTTTTAACTGCTTGTTATTTAGCATCAAAAATTAATACAAAAGATAGTTTAATAAATATTTTAACTAAATTAGTTATTGCAACCTCTACGATTTATATCTTGGGTTTAATATGGCTAGGTACTTTAATTGGTTGGGATAAACCAATATTCTCACTAGGTGCAAAACCTTTTTTATTAGCAGAATTATTTAAAATTATTATTTTAGCTTTAGTTACTAAACAAATAATTAAAATTAGAAATATTATCTAG
- a CDS encoding ActR/PrrA/RegA family redox response regulator transcription factor, which translates to MKSEAKLQNLSDFENKSLLIADDDNPFRERLARAMEKKGFEVFQAESVKKGIESVKSKKPGFAVVDLRLGDGNGLEVVKEIQSSNNESRIIMLTGYGNIPTAVAAIKEGAIDYLAKPADAEDVEKALLADPAKKAAPPENPMSADRVKWEHIHRVFELCNRNVSETARRLKMHRRTLQRILSKRSPR; encoded by the coding sequence ATGAAAAGCGAAGCCAAATTACAAAATTTAAGTGATTTTGAAAATAAATCGCTTCTAATTGCAGATGACGATAATCCTTTTAGAGAAAGACTTGCAAGAGCGATGGAAAAAAAGGGCTTTGAAGTTTTTCAAGCTGAGAGTGTAAAAAAAGGTATTGAGTCTGTAAAAAGTAAAAAACCAGGTTTTGCGGTTGTAGATTTAAGACTTGGAGACGGTAATGGTCTTGAGGTCGTCAAAGAAATTCAATCTTCAAACAATGAAAGCCGAATTATTATGTTAACTGGGTATGGAAATATTCCAACTGCAGTTGCTGCAATTAAAGAAGGCGCGATTGATTACTTAGCAAAACCAGCAGATGCAGAAGATGTGGAAAAAGCATTGTTGGCAGATCCAGCTAAAAAAGCAGCACCACCAGAAAATCCAATGTCAGCTGATAGAGTTAAATGGGAACATATCCATAGAGTATTTGAATTATGTAATAGGAATGTTTCCGAAACAGCTCGAAGATTGAAGATGCATAGAAGGACTCTTCAAAGAATTCTATCTAAAAGATCTCCTAGATAA